From Novipirellula artificiosorum, the proteins below share one genomic window:
- the mce gene encoding methylmalonyl-CoA epimerase, whose translation MTPVKSLNHVGIAVRSLDAQRSFYEGTLGAEYEGTEDVPSQKVRVAFYLINDVRLELLEPTDPESAIAKFIEKRGEGLHHLAFTVDDIQARIAEYKEGGIRMIDETPRPGAHKAQIAFVHPKSSCGVLTELCQPAH comes from the coding sequence ATGACGCCCGTCAAATCACTCAATCATGTCGGCATCGCCGTCCGTTCGCTCGACGCTCAACGTTCGTTCTACGAGGGAACGCTCGGCGCCGAATATGAAGGGACCGAAGACGTACCGAGCCAAAAAGTTCGCGTCGCATTCTACTTGATCAACGACGTTCGATTGGAACTGCTCGAACCGACCGATCCCGAGAGCGCGATTGCGAAGTTCATCGAAAAACGGGGCGAGGGCTTGCATCACTTGGCCTTCACCGTCGACGATATCCAAGCTCGGATTGCCGAGTACAAAGAAGGCGGCATTCGCATGATTGACGAGACCCCACGTCCGGGGGCTCACAAAGCACAAATCGCGTTTGTTCACCCCAAGAGCAGTTGCGGCGTGTTGACGGAACTTTGCCAGCCTGCTCACTAG